Proteins from a genomic interval of Aspergillus flavus chromosome 7, complete sequence:
- a CDS encoding putative small nuclear ribonucleoprotein (U6 snRNA-associated Sm-like protein LSm7), protein MSERGSFRGGRGRGGGHDRSGGRGGHAKSGGASGGAQQQEKPKKENILDLSKYMDKEVRVKFNGGREVVGTLKGFDQLMNLVLDDVKESMRDDEGNENTRSLGLIVARGTIIVLISPADGSEEIANPFVQAEE, encoded by the exons ATGTCCGAACGAGGATCTTTCCGTGGAGGTCGTGGCCGCGGCGGAGGCCATGACAGGTCTGGCGGCCGTGGCGGTCATGCCAAAAGTGGCGGTGCCAGTGGCGGTGCACAGCAGCAGGAGAAgcccaaaaaggaaaacatcCTCGACCTCAGCAAGTATATGGATAAGGAAGTTCGGGTGAAGTTCAATGGTGGCAGAGAAG TCGTCGGCACGCTGAAGGGATTTGACCAACTGATGAACCTGGTTCTCGATGATGTCAAGGAATCTATGCGCG ATGACGAGGGCAACGAGAATACTCGTTCTCTTGGTTTGATCGTTGCTCGTGGTACTATCATTGTACTCATCTCTCCTGCCGATGGCAGTGAAGAGATTGCCAACCCCTTCGTGCAAGCGGAGGAGTAA